One window of Robiginitalea biformata HTCC2501 genomic DNA carries:
- a CDS encoding alpha-L-rhamnosidase has product MKLKAYLFLLLAICGLLGNAQISVEKTWVENRVNPSGITDESPRLSWAMASDKRGASQAAYQVRVGLVARKGDSPDWGFYDSGKVESGQSVHVAYVGPELQSGQQYAWQVRVWDQDGRRGRWSPTGYWQMGLLRPETEFRAEWIGPGFAEDTINRPSPYLRKEFTLDKPVRKATAYITAHGMYEARINGKRVGDAYLTPGWTSYDTRLQYQQYDVTDLLQKGKNAAGAILGNGWYRDYLAWGDRRDHYGDDVALLMQVDITYADGTTGSILTDGTWVSSTGPIRNSEIYDGETYDSTEELDGWDQAGYADASWEPVRVGDYAKDNLIATENEPVRKHETFRPAEILTTPEGDVVVDFGQNLVGWVQLRLGGSAGQEVILQHAEVLTKEGNFYTDNLRDADQKATYILDGSPEQVLEPHFTFYGFRYVRVEGFTPTPDNLTAIALYSDMDQTGQFSTSNELLNQLQHNIQWGQRGNFLDVPTDCPQRDERLGWTGDAQAFFRTAAYNFNVNPFFSKWLKDVAADQLDNGSVPFVVPNVLGENSAGSAGWGDVATIIPWESYLLYGDRELLATQYPSMKQWVEYIRSQSTENLWNKGFHFGDWLFYSPDDDRDGRAAITDKYLISQAFYAYSTQLLLKAARVLGNQEDIREYEALLDDVIRAFRREYLTPSGRMVSGTQTAYVLALQFDLLPEDLRKQAADRLVENIQSYGYHLTTGFLGTPYLAHVLSRFGHTDIAYRLLMQKSYPSWLYPVTQGATTIWERWDGIKPDGTFQTPSMNSYNHYAYGAIGDWMYQQIGGIQALAEGPGYKKFRIAVSPGAGLTRAEANLDTYYGTIRSAWAFEGDTFSHQVLVPVNTTAEIVLPYGAYDAIREGGRHLDRADGLRRLDDRDGKVRLVLAPGTYSFSVAVERSAQEAGGFAGTYRFTSGFSYEIEVESLEGGNLRMVTSENSAVYRPDPTDPLLYIDTDEPSNTVRFVANEAGEIEGLQFNYGSQRFEAQKL; this is encoded by the coding sequence ATGAAATTAAAAGCTTACCTCTTCTTGTTGCTCGCAATTTGCGGATTGCTGGGCAACGCACAAATTTCCGTGGAAAAAACCTGGGTGGAAAACCGGGTAAATCCCTCCGGGATCACAGACGAATCCCCCCGCCTGTCCTGGGCGATGGCCTCCGACAAACGAGGGGCATCCCAGGCGGCCTACCAGGTCCGTGTGGGTTTGGTAGCCCGTAAGGGAGATTCCCCAGATTGGGGCTTCTATGACTCCGGCAAGGTGGAATCCGGACAATCGGTCCATGTGGCCTATGTAGGGCCCGAACTGCAAAGCGGGCAACAATACGCCTGGCAGGTCCGCGTCTGGGACCAGGACGGCCGGCGCGGCCGTTGGAGCCCAACGGGTTACTGGCAGATGGGCCTGCTTCGGCCGGAAACCGAATTCAGGGCAGAATGGATCGGGCCGGGCTTTGCCGAGGATACCATCAACCGGCCCAGTCCGTACCTCCGCAAGGAGTTTACCCTGGACAAACCTGTCCGTAAAGCCACGGCTTACATTACGGCACATGGTATGTACGAGGCCCGGATCAACGGAAAGCGCGTAGGGGATGCCTACCTGACCCCGGGCTGGACCAGCTACGACACCCGCTTGCAATACCAGCAGTACGACGTCACTGACTTGCTGCAAAAGGGAAAAAATGCGGCAGGCGCCATACTGGGCAATGGCTGGTACCGGGATTACCTCGCCTGGGGCGACCGGCGCGACCACTACGGGGACGATGTGGCACTTCTGATGCAGGTGGATATCACCTATGCGGACGGCACTACAGGCAGCATCCTGACCGACGGCACCTGGGTGAGCAGTACAGGCCCCATACGGAATTCTGAAATTTATGACGGGGAAACCTACGATTCCACCGAGGAGCTGGACGGCTGGGACCAGGCAGGCTATGCGGATGCCTCCTGGGAACCCGTACGGGTGGGGGACTATGCGAAAGATAACCTAATCGCCACTGAGAATGAACCGGTCCGCAAACATGAAACTTTCCGGCCCGCTGAAATCCTGACTACGCCGGAGGGCGATGTGGTGGTGGATTTCGGGCAGAACCTGGTGGGCTGGGTGCAGCTCCGTCTCGGGGGGAGTGCCGGGCAGGAAGTCATCCTGCAACATGCGGAAGTGCTGACCAAAGAAGGGAATTTCTATACGGACAACCTGCGGGATGCAGACCAGAAAGCCACCTATATCCTGGACGGCAGCCCGGAGCAGGTCCTGGAGCCTCATTTCACATTTTACGGTTTCCGGTACGTACGGGTTGAAGGCTTCACCCCGACACCCGATAACCTGACAGCCATCGCCCTGTACTCGGACATGGATCAAACCGGGCAGTTCAGCACCTCCAATGAGCTCCTCAACCAGTTGCAGCACAATATCCAGTGGGGGCAGCGAGGCAATTTCCTGGACGTGCCCACTGACTGCCCCCAACGGGACGAACGCCTGGGATGGACCGGGGACGCGCAGGCCTTCTTCCGTACCGCTGCCTACAATTTCAACGTAAACCCCTTCTTTTCCAAATGGTTGAAGGATGTGGCCGCGGACCAGCTGGACAACGGTTCCGTGCCTTTTGTGGTTCCGAATGTCCTGGGGGAAAATTCAGCAGGCAGCGCCGGGTGGGGCGATGTGGCTACCATCATCCCCTGGGAGAGTTACCTGCTCTACGGCGACCGGGAATTACTGGCTACCCAGTATCCCAGCATGAAGCAATGGGTGGAATACATCCGGTCCCAAAGCACGGAAAACCTCTGGAACAAGGGATTCCACTTTGGCGACTGGCTGTTTTACAGCCCGGATGACGACCGGGACGGCCGGGCTGCCATCACGGACAAATACCTGATTTCCCAGGCGTTTTACGCCTATTCCACCCAACTGCTGCTCAAGGCAGCCAGGGTATTGGGCAACCAGGAGGATATCCGGGAATACGAAGCCCTGTTGGATGACGTCATCCGTGCCTTCCGGAGGGAATACCTGACGCCTTCGGGCCGGATGGTTTCGGGGACGCAGACCGCCTATGTCCTGGCACTGCAGTTCGATCTGCTCCCGGAAGATTTGCGCAAACAGGCGGCCGACCGCCTGGTGGAGAATATCCAGTCGTATGGATACCACCTGACGACCGGGTTTTTAGGGACCCCTTACCTGGCACACGTACTCAGCCGGTTTGGGCACACGGACATCGCCTACCGGCTGCTGATGCAAAAATCGTATCCCTCCTGGCTCTACCCCGTAACCCAGGGGGCCACAACCATCTGGGAACGATGGGACGGGATCAAACCCGACGGGACTTTCCAGACCCCGTCTATGAATTCCTACAACCACTATGCATATGGTGCCATCGGGGATTGGATGTACCAGCAAATCGGAGGGATACAGGCCCTTGCAGAAGGCCCGGGCTATAAGAAATTCCGCATCGCTGTCTCCCCCGGGGCGGGACTTACCCGGGCTGAGGCCAACCTGGACACCTATTACGGCACCATCCGCAGTGCCTGGGCTTTTGAAGGGGATACTTTTTCGCATCAGGTTCTGGTGCCTGTCAATACCACGGCAGAAATCGTGCTGCCTTATGGGGCCTATGACGCCATACGGGAGGGCGGCCGGCACCTTGACCGCGCGGATGGACTCAGGCGCCTGGATGACCGGGACGGAAAAGTTCGCCTGGTACTCGCCCCGGGCACATATTCCTTCAGCGTCGCCGTAGAACGGAGCGCCCAGGAAGCCGGTGGTTTTGCGGGGACATACCGCTTTACCAGCGGGTTTTCCTATGAAATCGAGGTGGAATCCCTGGAGGGCGGAAACCTCCGCATGGTCACCTCGGAAAATAGTGCTGTCTACCGGCCGGACCCAACCGATCCGCTACTGTATATCGACACGGACGAGCCCTCCAACACGGTGCGGTTTGTGGCGAATGAAGCAGGCGAGATAGAAGGGTTGCAATTCAATTACGGCAGCCAGCGGTTTGAGGCCCAGAAATTATAG
- a CDS encoding alpha/beta hydrolase, whose protein sequence is MKNSTLARYTSCLTLLFVLPFFSGMAQPPSPGQIQERLPEGTTIHGNIPYHNDTLQKHLLDLYIPSEAEKPVPLVVFIHGGGWISNDKYADMGYMPNTINAMLDNGMAIASIDYRFAQDAIFPGILQDCNKAVSFLYDHAGEYGLDTSNIGLMGFSAGGHLAALMGTSQNNEVEGLHVAGSYRPFRYQAVVDFYGPTDLVLLPGNEDEKSPEGILIGAAPLLRPDLAKAASPITYIDPEDPPFLIFHGEKDNIVSNKQSKLFSAWLDIHGVENELTIVADAPHFGNMYDVEEIRSRVIAFLNEHLK, encoded by the coding sequence ATGAAAAATTCAACCCTAGCCAGATACACCTCGTGCCTCACATTACTATTTGTCCTGCCATTTTTTTCCGGTATGGCCCAGCCCCCCTCACCAGGCCAGATACAGGAGCGCCTTCCTGAAGGCACCACCATCCACGGCAATATCCCGTACCACAATGACACCCTTCAGAAACATTTACTGGACCTTTATATTCCAAGTGAGGCCGAAAAACCGGTTCCCCTTGTGGTTTTTATACATGGTGGAGGGTGGATTTCCAATGACAAATACGCGGATATGGGCTATATGCCCAATACCATCAATGCGATGCTGGACAATGGGATGGCGATTGCCTCCATCGATTACCGTTTTGCGCAGGATGCCATTTTCCCTGGGATCCTGCAGGATTGCAACAAGGCGGTGAGCTTCTTATACGACCATGCAGGCGAATATGGGCTGGATACCAGCAACATCGGCCTGATGGGATTCTCGGCAGGCGGCCACCTGGCAGCGCTCATGGGGACCTCCCAGAACAATGAAGTGGAAGGCCTCCACGTGGCTGGCAGTTACCGGCCTTTCCGCTATCAGGCCGTGGTGGACTTCTACGGACCCACCGACCTGGTACTCCTGCCGGGGAACGAGGATGAAAAGTCGCCCGAGGGGATCCTTATCGGGGCTGCCCCCCTGCTTCGTCCGGACCTGGCAAAAGCGGCCAGCCCGATTACGTATATCGACCCGGAGGACCCGCCTTTTCTGATCTTTCACGGGGAGAAGGACAACATCGTCTCAAACAAGCAGTCCAAGCTATTCAGTGCCTGGCTGGATATCCATGGCGTGGAAAACGAATTGACCATCGTGGCGGACGCCCCGCATTTTGGAAACATGTACGATGTGGAGGAAATCCGGTCACGCGTTATCGCATTTTTAAACGAGCATTTGAAATAA
- a CDS encoding family 78 glycoside hydrolase catalytic domain — MNRTFTLLLIFLATSCYAQFGNSGGGIEWTAQWITLPNSDNEKSALYHFRKSINMESIPESYKVHISADNRYKLYVNGQLVSVGPYWGDIENWNYETVELAPYLKPGKNVLSAEVWNEAELRPVAQFSYKTALILQHADSLYKGVNTNSGWKVREDLSYTAKPQQVRGYYAAGAGDAIDFNKKIQGWKRVDFDDSSWESATPVFATEVSGFGFRQRPGWKLVPTILPSLELREERFANVRKSEGVRVPPGFPTSATPVRIPANSSAKILLDQGHLTNAYPTLRFSGGDGAQILITYAEGLYDAEGAKGNRDVIEGKTISGRRDSLISGGMANQEFTTLTYRTFRYVELDIKTRAEPLVIEDIYGTFTGYPFEMKATLRTDRSELKDIMEIGWRTARLCAVDTYMDCPYYERLQYVGDTRIQHFVSYYNSGDERLAKNALNLIDYSRQPDGYTLSRYPDRQNQVIPTYSLWYVSMLYDYLMYGSDKEFVADKLMGTRQILNYFITYLDSDGSLKNVPGWNYTDWVPEWRFGMAPMAEDGSSAALDLQMLHALQAGISLEQEAGNKEFVALYSEFAKQLAVTIREKYWDASGGLFADTPAKDTFSQHVNSLAILAGLVDAPQMQAIGEALLNDDSLAPASIYFKYYLHLALKEAGYGDKYLDMLDIWRKNMELGLTTWGETSQVETTRSDCHAWGSSPNIEFFRILLGIESAAPNFKQVRIAPNLGDIDEIGGEMPHPEGSISVDYKRSGQALEATVTLPAGLTGEFHWNGKVRALQSGRNNFSI, encoded by the coding sequence ATGAATAGAACATTCACATTATTACTAATATTTCTCGCTACATCCTGCTATGCCCAATTTGGAAATTCTGGTGGGGGGATAGAATGGACCGCCCAGTGGATCACCCTTCCCAATTCGGATAATGAGAAATCGGCCCTCTACCATTTTCGCAAATCTATCAACATGGAGAGCATACCCGAATCCTATAAAGTTCATATTTCTGCGGACAACCGCTACAAGCTGTACGTAAATGGACAGCTTGTTTCTGTAGGTCCCTATTGGGGCGATATCGAAAATTGGAATTATGAAACCGTGGAGTTGGCACCGTACCTGAAACCCGGAAAGAATGTGTTGTCCGCGGAGGTATGGAATGAAGCGGAGCTTCGGCCAGTAGCTCAGTTTTCTTATAAAACAGCCTTGATCCTACAGCATGCCGATTCTTTGTATAAGGGGGTCAATACAAATTCGGGCTGGAAAGTTCGGGAAGATTTGAGTTATACCGCAAAACCCCAACAGGTTCGGGGCTATTACGCTGCCGGGGCAGGAGATGCGATCGATTTCAATAAAAAAATCCAAGGTTGGAAACGCGTTGATTTCGACGATTCATCCTGGGAGTCAGCCACTCCGGTGTTCGCAACGGAAGTTAGTGGCTTTGGTTTCCGGCAACGACCTGGTTGGAAACTCGTGCCAACCATTCTTCCATCGCTGGAACTCAGGGAGGAGCGTTTTGCCAATGTCCGGAAATCGGAAGGGGTTCGGGTACCTCCGGGATTCCCCACGTCGGCGACTCCTGTTCGGATTCCGGCGAATTCCTCTGCCAAAATCCTCCTGGACCAGGGCCACCTGACCAATGCCTACCCCACCCTGCGCTTCAGTGGGGGAGACGGGGCGCAAATTCTGATCACCTATGCGGAAGGGCTCTATGATGCGGAAGGCGCCAAGGGCAACCGGGATGTAATTGAAGGCAAGACGATTTCCGGCCGCAGGGACAGCCTGATTTCCGGGGGCATGGCCAACCAGGAATTTACCACCCTGACCTACCGGACCTTCCGCTATGTGGAGCTGGATATAAAGACTCGGGCGGAGCCTCTGGTCATCGAGGACATTTACGGCACATTTACCGGGTATCCGTTTGAAATGAAAGCCACCCTTCGCACAGACCGGTCGGAGTTGAAGGACATTATGGAGATCGGCTGGCGCACCGCCCGCCTCTGTGCGGTGGACACCTATATGGACTGCCCGTATTACGAAAGACTCCAATATGTTGGGGATACCCGGATCCAGCATTTTGTCTCCTATTACAACAGCGGTGACGAACGATTGGCAAAAAATGCCCTCAATCTTATTGATTACTCCCGTCAGCCGGATGGGTATACGCTCAGTCGGTATCCGGACCGGCAGAACCAGGTGATCCCGACTTATTCCCTCTGGTATGTTAGTATGTTGTACGACTACCTGATGTACGGATCCGATAAAGAATTTGTAGCGGACAAACTCATGGGGACCCGCCAGATCCTGAATTATTTTATTACCTACCTGGATTCTGATGGTTCTCTGAAAAACGTCCCAGGCTGGAACTATACGGATTGGGTACCCGAATGGCGCTTTGGGATGGCCCCGATGGCCGAGGATGGGTCCTCAGCGGCCCTGGACTTGCAAATGCTACACGCTCTCCAGGCCGGGATTTCCCTGGAGCAAGAAGCAGGGAATAAGGAGTTTGTTGCCCTGTATTCCGAGTTTGCAAAACAGCTTGCAGTCACCATCCGGGAGAAATACTGGGACGCCTCCGGTGGGCTATTTGCCGATACGCCGGCTAAGGACACTTTTTCCCAGCATGTTAATTCCCTGGCCATCCTGGCGGGGCTGGTAGACGCGCCGCAAATGCAGGCCATCGGGGAAGCCTTGCTTAACGACGATTCCCTGGCACCTGCGTCCATCTATTTTAAGTACTACCTGCACCTGGCACTGAAGGAGGCCGGTTATGGCGACAAATACCTGGACATGCTGGATATCTGGCGTAAAAACATGGAACTGGGGCTTACAACCTGGGGGGAGACCTCCCAGGTAGAAACCACCCGTTCGGATTGCCACGCCTGGGGGTCCAGCCCGAATATTGAATTCTTCAGGATCCTGTTGGGAATTGAGAGTGCCGCGCCGAACTTTAAACAGGTCCGCATTGCGCCCAACCTTGGGGATATCGATGAAATCGGTGGGGAAATGCCGCACCCCGAAGGCAGTATCTCGGTAGATTACAAACGGTCTGGCCAGGCCCTGGAAGCTACCGTTACGCTGCCGGCCGGCCTCACGGGGGAGTTTCACTGGAACGGGAAGGTGCGCGCCTTGCAAAGCGGACGGAACAACTTCAGTATTTAA
- a CDS encoding sugar O-acetyltransferase produces MGKHSIFHRLRKGEIIPMDDPDYSEIREAVNQTLKLSARLNVASDVDEIRELLSRIIGSPVDASTSVFAPFHTNIGRNIVLGKRVFINHACSFLDLGGITIEDDVMIGPRVNITSENHPVDIPTRKSMVPAEVIIRNNAWIGAGATILPGVTVGSNSVVAAGALVNKDVPPNTVVAGVPARVIREMG; encoded by the coding sequence ATGGGAAAACACAGCATCTTTCATCGGTTGCGCAAGGGGGAAATTATCCCGATGGATGATCCGGATTATTCGGAGATCCGGGAGGCCGTCAACCAGACCCTGAAACTTTCGGCCAGGCTCAATGTGGCGTCGGACGTGGACGAAATCCGGGAACTTCTCAGCCGGATCATCGGTAGCCCGGTAGATGCTTCCACAAGCGTCTTTGCGCCTTTCCACACCAACATTGGCCGGAATATTGTGCTAGGGAAGCGGGTCTTTATCAACCATGCCTGCAGTTTCCTGGACCTGGGGGGAATCACCATCGAGGACGATGTGATGATTGGACCCCGGGTGAATATTACCTCGGAGAATCACCCGGTGGACATCCCTACCAGGAAATCGATGGTGCCCGCTGAGGTGATTATCCGGAACAATGCCTGGATCGGGGCAGGGGCTACCATCCTGCCGGGCGTTACCGTTGGCAGCAATTCCGTTGTCGCTGCAGGGGCACTGGTAAATAAGGACGTACCCCCGAATACCGTGGTGGCCGGGGTACCGGCCCGGGTGATTCGCGAAATGGGGTAA